In the Bifidobacterium catenulatum PV20-2 genome, one interval contains:
- a CDS encoding FAD-dependent oxidoreductase: MSRNDLYDVIVVGGGPAGLTAGLYLARARYRVLILEKDDFGGQITITNEVVNYPGVGRTTGRALTQTMRQQAQDFGAEFLSAEAIGLDVHGDVKTVHTSRGDLKAFGILIATGASPRKLGFEGESEYAGRGVAYCATCDGEFFAGKEVLVVGGGFAAAEESVFLTTYASKVTVLVRERDFTCDATVAAAAKNNPKIDVRYQVELQGVTAGQGGLREASILNRVTGQTETWKPADGGTFGVFVFAGYVPATDLVRGVVELDDYGYVVTHGYLETSVPGVYAAGDLRAKNLRQVVTATADGAIAAVELERYAKRMSEKTGLTPQRPASYVYEQSTAKTKAASVVGTTPAPAPAQRSADAAAAANAVRKPGELFSDATRQQLNVVFGRMSRPVTLALELDDTPLSTELRGFIDALVALSGGKLKSTVVDGEYKKDDTGRAVFDVDSVLPAARPCVRMVVDGEPTGLAFHGVPSGHEFNSFVLGLYNVAGPGQPLDDDLIERARSITDPLSIMILVSLTCTMCPETVLASQRIASLNPAVRVEAYDVAHFPELRDHYGAMSVPCIVITRADGTQRVEFGKKSIPQMLELVGA; encoded by the coding sequence ATGTCTCGAAATGATTTGTATGACGTTATAGTCGTCGGCGGCGGTCCTGCTGGTTTGACGGCGGGATTGTATCTGGCTCGCGCCCGATATCGCGTGTTGATTCTCGAGAAAGACGATTTCGGCGGACAGATCACCATCACCAATGAGGTAGTCAATTATCCGGGCGTCGGCCGCACCACTGGCCGTGCACTTACCCAGACCATGCGTCAGCAGGCGCAGGACTTCGGCGCTGAATTCCTATCCGCCGAAGCCATCGGCCTTGACGTGCATGGTGACGTCAAAACCGTGCATACCTCGCGTGGTGACTTGAAGGCTTTTGGTATTCTCATCGCCACCGGTGCCAGCCCACGTAAACTAGGGTTCGAAGGGGAGTCCGAATATGCTGGCCGCGGTGTGGCCTACTGCGCCACCTGCGATGGCGAGTTCTTTGCCGGTAAGGAAGTACTGGTGGTCGGCGGAGGGTTCGCAGCAGCCGAGGAATCCGTGTTCCTGACCACATACGCCTCCAAAGTCACCGTTCTCGTGCGGGAACGGGACTTCACCTGCGACGCCACGGTGGCCGCCGCAGCCAAAAACAATCCGAAAATCGACGTGCGTTACCAAGTCGAGCTGCAAGGCGTCACTGCTGGACAAGGCGGCTTACGTGAAGCTTCGATCCTGAACCGGGTCACCGGCCAGACCGAAACGTGGAAACCTGCTGACGGTGGTACGTTCGGAGTGTTCGTGTTCGCAGGATATGTGCCTGCCACGGATTTGGTGCGCGGCGTGGTGGAGCTGGACGATTATGGTTACGTGGTTACGCACGGCTATCTCGAAACCTCAGTGCCGGGCGTGTACGCGGCTGGTGATTTGCGGGCCAAAAACCTGCGGCAAGTGGTTACTGCCACCGCTGATGGCGCTATTGCCGCGGTGGAGTTGGAACGGTACGCCAAGCGGATGAGCGAGAAAACCGGCTTGACGCCACAGCGTCCGGCCTCCTACGTCTATGAGCAGTCCACAGCGAAGACAAAAGCCGCCTCGGTGGTCGGCACCACGCCCGCGCCGGCACCCGCCCAACGCAGCGCCGATGCCGCTGCCGCGGCGAACGCCGTCAGGAAACCCGGCGAATTGTTCTCCGACGCCACCAGACAGCAGCTCAACGTGGTCTTTGGCCGCATGTCTCGGCCGGTCACGCTTGCTTTGGAGCTGGACGATACGCCGCTGTCTACGGAACTGCGGGGATTCATTGATGCGTTGGTCGCGTTGTCCGGCGGCAAGCTGAAATCGACGGTGGTTGATGGCGAGTACAAGAAGGACGATACGGGCCGTGCGGTGTTCGACGTCGACAGCGTGCTGCCCGCCGCGCGCCCATGTGTGCGCATGGTGGTGGACGGCGAGCCGACCGGCCTTGCCTTCCATGGTGTGCCTTCCGGCCATGAATTCAATTCGTTCGTGCTGGGCCTGTACAACGTGGCCGGTCCCGGTCAGCCGTTGGACGATGATCTGATCGAACGGGCGCGGTCCATCACGGACCCATTGAGCATCATGATCCTCGTCTCGCTCACCTGCACGATGTGCCCGGAGACCGTGCTCGCTTCCCAGCGTATCGCTTCGCTGAACCCGGCCGTGCGCGTCGAGGCCTACGATGTTGCGCACTTCCCCGAGCTTAGGGACCATTATGGCGCGATGAGCGTGCCCTGCATCGTCATCACACGGGCCGACGGCACGCAGCGGGTCGAGTTCGGCAAGAAGAGCATTCCGCAGATGCTTGAACTGGTCGGCGCGTAG
- a CDS encoding addiction module antidote protein — protein sequence MVSISNFDASEYIENEEDAIAYLNAAAETGDPALLQAAIGDIAKARGMGQIAKEAGVGRESLYKSLNKEGNPSFRTIVKVVDALGGRLVIEPVPATA from the coding sequence ATGGTAAGCATCAGCAATTTTGATGCCAGCGAATACATCGAAAACGAAGAAGACGCCATCGCATACCTCAACGCCGCCGCGGAAACCGGCGACCCGGCGCTTCTGCAGGCCGCCATCGGCGACATAGCCAAGGCGCGTGGCATGGGCCAAATCGCCAAGGAAGCCGGAGTCGGCCGCGAAAGCCTCTACAAAAGCCTCAACAAAGAAGGCAACCCAAGTTTCCGCACCATCGTCAAGGTCGTCGATGCACTTGGAGGCCGACTTGTCATCGAACCCGTGCCCGCCACGGCATGA